One Paraburkholderia aromaticivorans genomic region harbors:
- a CDS encoding creatininase, producing MQKSVVIGELAWPEYARRVQQDKQPILIPIGALEQHGPHMSMNPDVLLPSAIGVGVAQRIGALVAPAIAYGYKSQQKSGGGNHLCGTTSLDGHTLSSTVKDILKEFARHGARKICLINGHFENSMFAVEGIDLALRELRWEGIHDFQVVMLSYWDFVTEATIARIYPEGFPGWAVEHGGVLETSLMLHLHPHLVDMSCVPTHAAATFEPYDLFPPVPQWTPPSGCLSSAAAASAEKGALLFDVCVDGISHALGEAYEARAKATDA from the coding sequence ATGCAAAAGAGCGTGGTAATAGGCGAGTTGGCGTGGCCCGAATATGCACGCCGCGTGCAGCAGGACAAGCAACCCATTCTGATTCCGATCGGCGCCTTGGAGCAGCATGGCCCGCATATGTCGATGAATCCCGACGTGCTGCTGCCGAGCGCCATCGGCGTCGGCGTCGCGCAACGGATCGGCGCGCTGGTTGCGCCGGCCATTGCGTACGGCTACAAGTCGCAACAGAAGAGCGGCGGCGGCAATCATCTGTGCGGGACGACGAGTCTCGACGGCCACACGTTGTCGTCGACAGTGAAGGACATTTTGAAGGAATTCGCGCGGCACGGCGCGCGCAAGATCTGCCTGATCAACGGGCATTTCGAAAATTCGATGTTCGCGGTCGAAGGCATCGATCTCGCGCTTCGGGAATTGCGCTGGGAAGGCATTCACGATTTTCAGGTCGTGATGCTGTCGTACTGGGACTTCGTCACCGAGGCCACCATCGCGCGCATTTATCCAGAAGGGTTTCCCGGCTGGGCGGTCGAGCATGGCGGCGTACTCGAGACTTCGCTGATGCTGCATTTGCATCCGCATCTGGTGGACATGTCGTGCGTACCCACGCACGCGGCGGCCACGTTCGAGCCGTACGACCTGTTCCCGCCGGTTCCGCAGTGGACGCCGCCGTCCGGTTGCCTGTCGTCGGCAGCGGCTGCATCGGCGGAGAAGGGCGCGTTGCTGTTCGACGTTTGCGTCGACGGTATTTCGCACGCCCTCGGCGAAGCCTACGAGGCCCGCGCAAAAGCAACGGACGCCTGA
- a CDS encoding dihydroneopterin aldolase, with amino-acid sequence MNTMRTLPAIEWDVVIEALQAQTRVGIHGHERAPQPVVIDAVLHCRAEALPEHIDACLDYDALCRMLCAYLDAQAHTDLVERLATDILALAFEHFAVLDSAVLTLYKPHAVRAAARVGVRLHWSRLDYLRWSGNMSAERASHTLLA; translated from the coding sequence ATGAATACGATGCGAACTCTTCCCGCGATCGAGTGGGATGTCGTGATCGAAGCGCTGCAGGCACAGACGCGGGTCGGCATTCACGGCCACGAGCGTGCGCCGCAGCCCGTCGTGATCGATGCCGTGCTGCATTGCCGGGCCGAGGCGCTGCCGGAGCATATCGATGCATGCCTCGACTACGACGCGTTGTGCCGGATGTTGTGCGCCTATCTCGATGCTCAGGCGCACACCGACCTCGTGGAACGGCTCGCAACCGACATACTGGCGTTGGCGTTCGAGCACTTTGCAGTGCTCGACAGCGCGGTGCTAACGCTTTACAAACCCCATGCTGTTCGCGCGGCGGCGCGCGTGGGCGTGCGCTTGCACTGGAGCCGGCTCGACTATCTACGCTGGTCCGGCAATATGAGCGCCGAACGCGCTTCGCACACGCTGCTAGCCTGA
- the glyA gene encoding serine hydroxymethyltransferase — translation MFSKEQTIAGFDPDLSDAMLRERQRQEAHIELIASENYTSPRVMEAQGSVLTNKYAEGYPGKRYYGGCEHVDVVESLAIERAKQLFGADYANVQPHSGSQANAAVYLALLAPGDTILGMSLAHGGHLTHGAKVSSSGKLYNAVQYGVDPRTGLIDYDEIERLALEHRPKMIVAGFSAYSRVLDFARFREIADRVNALLFVDMAHVAGLVAAGLYPNPLPFADIVTTTTHKTLRGPRGGLILAKANEAIEKKLSSMVFPGTQGGPLMHVIAAKAVAFKEASGPDFKAYQQATLANARAMVTIFNERGYDVVSGGTDDHLFLVSLIAKGITGKDADAALGRAHITVNKNTVPNDPQSPFVTSGIRIGTPAITTRGFGEAEAALTATLICDVLDHLGNAETESHVREQVSQLCARFPVYAGF, via the coding sequence ATGTTTTCAAAAGAACAGACCATCGCCGGGTTCGATCCGGACCTGTCCGACGCCATGCTCCGCGAGCGCCAGCGTCAGGAAGCGCATATCGAACTGATCGCATCGGAAAACTACACGAGCCCGCGCGTGATGGAAGCGCAGGGTTCGGTGCTCACGAACAAATACGCGGAAGGCTATCCCGGCAAGCGCTATTACGGCGGCTGTGAACACGTGGATGTGGTCGAGTCGTTGGCTATCGAGCGGGCGAAACAACTCTTCGGCGCCGACTATGCGAACGTGCAGCCGCATAGCGGTTCGCAGGCCAACGCAGCGGTCTATCTCGCGCTGCTCGCGCCCGGCGACACGATTCTCGGCATGAGTCTCGCGCATGGCGGCCACCTCACGCACGGCGCGAAAGTGTCGTCCTCCGGCAAGCTCTACAACGCGGTGCAGTACGGCGTCGATCCGCGGACCGGTTTGATCGACTATGACGAAATCGAACGACTGGCACTCGAACATCGCCCGAAAATGATCGTGGCGGGTTTCTCCGCGTATTCGCGCGTGCTGGACTTCGCACGTTTTCGTGAAATAGCGGATCGCGTGAACGCTCTTCTGTTCGTCGATATGGCGCATGTGGCGGGACTCGTCGCGGCTGGCCTGTATCCGAATCCGTTGCCGTTCGCGGACATCGTCACGACGACCACGCACAAGACGCTGCGCGGCCCGCGCGGCGGCCTGATCCTCGCCAAAGCCAACGAGGCGATCGAAAAGAAGCTGAGTTCGATGGTGTTTCCCGGCACGCAGGGCGGCCCGCTGATGCACGTGATCGCGGCGAAGGCCGTGGCGTTCAAGGAAGCGTCGGGGCCGGACTTTAAGGCCTATCAGCAAGCGACGCTCGCCAATGCACGCGCCATGGTTACCATATTCAACGAACGCGGCTATGACGTGGTGTCGGGCGGAACAGACGATCACCTGTTCCTGGTGAGCCTGATCGCGAAGGGCATCACGGGCAAGGATGCCGACGCCGCGCTGGGTCGCGCGCATATCACGGTCAACAAGAACACGGTGCCGAACGATCCGCAGTCGCCGTTCGTGACCAGCGGCATTCGAATCGGCACACCGGCGATCACGACGCGCGGTTTCGGAGAAGCAGAAGCGGCACTGACGGCGACGCTGATTTGCGACGTGCTCGACCACCTCGGTAACGCAGAGACGGAAAGCCACGTACGTGAGCAGGTCTCGCAACTATGCGCGCGCTTTCCCGTGTACGCAGGCTTCTGA
- a CDS encoding M24 family metallopeptidase, whose product MKMENLIRIENGEKVKHTFSDAEYANRQGKLRALMANENIDAVLFTSYHNINYYADFLYCSFGRKYGLVVTPEKVVSISANIDGGQPWRRTVGDYNVVYTDWQRDNFFRGVQQEIDNKGRVGLEFDQVPIDVLEKLKAALPSVEFVDIGAQTMRMRMIKSAEEIEVIKHGANVCDVGGAALAAAVHEGVPEHEVALASTQAMVREIAKRFPDSELMDTWTWFQSGINTDGAHNPVTTRKVQKGDILSLNCFSMIAGYYTALERTMFFDHCSDEHLRLWKVNVEVHEAGLKLIKPGARCSDIAHELNKIYAEYNLLQYRTFGYGHSFGVLSHYYGREAGLELREDIDTILEPNMVVSMEPMIMLPQGLPGAGGYREHDILVVGEKNATNITGFKYGPEHNIIKA is encoded by the coding sequence ATGAAAATGGAAAATCTGATTCGAATCGAGAACGGCGAAAAGGTAAAGCACACCTTCTCGGATGCGGAATACGCGAACCGTCAGGGCAAGCTGCGCGCATTGATGGCGAATGAAAATATCGATGCCGTGCTGTTCACGTCGTATCACAACATCAACTACTACGCGGACTTCCTGTACTGCTCGTTCGGCCGTAAATACGGACTCGTCGTCACGCCGGAGAAAGTGGTCTCCATCTCGGCGAATATCGACGGCGGCCAGCCGTGGCGTCGCACGGTCGGCGACTACAACGTGGTCTATACCGACTGGCAGCGAGACAACTTCTTCCGCGGCGTGCAGCAGGAGATCGACAACAAGGGACGCGTCGGTCTCGAGTTCGATCAGGTGCCGATAGATGTGCTCGAGAAGCTCAAAGCGGCGTTGCCGTCGGTGGAATTCGTCGACATCGGCGCGCAGACCATGCGCATGCGCATGATCAAGTCCGCCGAGGAAATCGAAGTCATCAAACACGGCGCGAACGTGTGCGATGTGGGTGGCGCGGCGCTCGCGGCGGCGGTGCATGAAGGTGTGCCCGAACATGAAGTGGCGCTGGCCTCGACGCAAGCGATGGTGCGTGAAATCGCCAAACGTTTTCCCGATTCCGAACTGATGGACACGTGGACGTGGTTCCAGTCCGGCATCAACACGGACGGTGCGCACAATCCGGTCACCACGCGCAAAGTGCAAAAGGGCGACATCTTGAGCCTGAACTGCTTCTCGATGATCGCCGGCTATTACACCGCACTCGAACGCACGATGTTCTTCGATCACTGTTCCGACGAGCACCTGCGCTTGTGGAAGGTCAACGTCGAAGTGCATGAAGCGGGCCTGAAGCTGATCAAGCCGGGCGCGCGCTGCAGCGACATCGCCCACGAGTTGAACAAGATCTACGCGGAGTACAACCTGCTGCAATACCGCACGTTCGGCTACGGCCATTCGTTCGGCGTGCTCTCGCATTACTACGGCCGCGAAGCAGGGCTTGAACTGCGTGAAGACATCGACACGATTCTCGAACCGAACATGGTGGTTTCGATGGAACCGATGATCATGTTGCCGCAAGGTTTACCCGGTGCGGGCGGCTATCGCGAGCACGACATCCTCGTGGTCGGCGAGAAGAACGCAACCAACATCACCGGTTTCAAGTACGGCCCGGAACACAACATCATCAAGGCCTGA